DNA sequence from the Candidatus Methylomirabilota bacterium genome:
GCCCGATCGACCTGACGTCGTGAGACGCGGCTAGAGCGAGAGCAGCAGCCCCACGGTCACCCGCGCCACGAGCGCCGCGAACCCCAGACCGCCGAGCAGCACGACCGCTTCCCGCCATCGGGGCGGCCGCAGCGCGTCGGGCAGGAGCGCGCGGTTGAGGCTCACGGTGTGCACGGACAGCACCGCGAAGTTGAGCGCGGCCACGTTGGCGCCGATCAGGATCACGGTCAGCGGGGGCGCCACCGTCATCGCCGCGCCGCCCATCGCCACGAGCAGGCCGAGCACCGGATAGTAGACCCAGCCGATCCCGGCGCCGGCCGGTCGCACCCCGCCCGTCCACAACATCTCGGTCACGTGACGAGCGAAGCTCTCCACGATGCCGATCTGGGTCGAGACGAAGATCCACAGCGCGGTGAGCAGTGCGGGCACCCACAGCATCGCGCCGTAGCGCCGGGACAGCTCGCGCGCGAAGACCGCGGCGCCGCCGACGCCGCTCATATCGGTGCCGCGCGGCACGGCGTCGAGGGCGAGCAGCACCGGCAGGCCCATCCCGATGAGGCAGGCGGCCGTCCACAGGTAGGAGAGATCGGCCCGCAGGTAGCGCCACCACTCGCGCCACTTGGCCAGATTGGCCTCGTTCGGGGGGAAGATGACGCCTTCGCGCTGGAGGAGGACGGTCTGGCCGCCCGCCCGGGTCGGCTGGGCTCCGACCGTGCCCGCCATGCCGAAGCCCTTGTCGCGGAGCCAGTAGGTGAGCATGGCGTTCACGGTGCCGCCGGCGCCGGAGTACGCCGCGAAGCCGGTGACCAGCGCCCAGTCGAGCGCGCGGTCCGCGGCCGGGACGGGCAGCCACGCGGGCTCCCATACCGGCCGGCCCAGGAAGCTCCACGCGAGCATCGACCAGAGCGCGCCCGGCACGTAGACGGCCCCCAGCACGACGAGCAGCACGAGCATCCACGCCAGCATGATCCACTCGGCGATCTCCAGCGCGCGCTGGACCCGGCGGCCGAGCACGGCCATCGCCACCGCGCCGAGGAAGAGCACGGCCCCGAGCGTGACCACGATGGACCCGTCCTCGGCGCGCGGGACGCGGCCCAGGAGGAGCGCGGCCAGCGCGGCGCCGCCCGCGAGCGCCCAGCCGGGCCAGCCGACCTGGGCCAGGTGCAGCAGCGTGTAGAAGCCGGCCCACCATCCGGGACCCGGGCGCTGGCGCATGAAGCCGGTGAAGATGGGCTCGCCGGTGGCGAGCGTGTAGCGCGCCATCTCGGTGTTGAGAATCGCCTGGAAGAGAATCGAGAGGGTGCAGATCCAGAGTAGCGTCGGCCCGTAGGTGGCGGCCACCGCGGGACCCAGGAGCCAGTCGCCCGCACCCAGTGAGAGGCCGAGCAGGATCGCGCCCGGTCCGATGACGCGGACCAGATTGCTGGGGTTGTAGGCGGGTGCGTGGGGCAGATCGCCCTGCCGCCACCCCGGCAGGTCGCTCACGCGCGGCCCCGACGCCAGTACCAGAGCGACAGCCAGGCCGCGGGCACGCTGAGCCAGAGCCAGCCCGACGGCGCCGCCGCGGCCACGTCGATCGCGAGGAGGATCGAGCCGCCGGCGGCGGCGATCCAGAGCAGCGCCTGCGCGAGGGTCAGGGCGGTGCGGCGGGCGCCGGCCACCGCGACGCCGAGGGCCGTGGTGGCCGCCGCAGTGTCGAGCAGCACGTCGGCCACGCTACCCTCGCGGACGTGGGTGGTGGCCTGGTGCGCCTCGTCCAGGACGGCGGTGAGCGCGGCGAGCAGCAGGGGCCGCCGCCAGGGCGCGGTGCGCGGTTCGGCGGCGAGGGCGCGCGACCAGAGGAGTGCGAGCACCGCGTACTCGATGACGTGGCCGGCCTTGCGCAGCAGCCAGTGCAGCGCGGCGATCTGCTCCGGGCTGGCCCACGGCAGCATCGCGCGCAGCCACGGCTCGAGGAAGGGAGCGGTGGCCGCCGCGCTGAAGCCCGCGCCGGAACACCATCCGATCAGCGCCGACCACACCAGCGGCGGCAGGAAGCGGAGCGCGATACTCACCGCGGTAAGCGTGGCACAGGGGGCCCGGAATTGACAAACGCCGGGCCGACCGCGCCGGTCAGAGGAAGGCGCGCTCGACGAAGAGCACGAGGCCCACCGCCAGGACCGCGAGCGAGCAGGCCGCGACCGCCGGGCTGGCCCAGCGGGTCCGGCGGAGCACGAGCAGCAGCGGCAGGCAGATCACGATCACCAGGGCCTGTCCCGCCTCGACGCCCGCGTTGAAGCCGAAGAGCGAGAGGAGCAGGCCCTGGCGAGGCAGGCCGAGCTCGCGCAGGGCCGAGGAGAAGCCGAAGCCGTGCACGAGGCCGAATCCGAAGCTGACGAGCCAGCGGCGCGAGATCCTCGGCTTGAAGAAGATGTTCTCGGCGGCCACGAACGCGATGGACAGGGCGATCACCGCCTCGATCAGGCGATCGGGCAGGGTGACCACCTGCAGCACCGCCAGGGTGAGGGTGATGCTGTGAGCGATGGTGAACGCGGTGATGATCTTGACGAGGGAGAGGAGCCCGCCGCCCGGCAAGAGCAGGGCGAGCAGGAACAGCAGGTGATCATAGCCGGTGAGGATGTGCTCGATGCCGAGCATGAAGAAGCTGCCGGTGGCGTGCGCACCGCTGCCGGGGTCGTCCACCGCGAACGTCGCCTGTCGGCTATCCGGGGCGAACGCGAACTGCTGGGTGCCGCTCGGGGTCTCGATCTTGGCCAGCGTGTGGTGATCGGGGCCGAGCGCGTCGAAGATGTCGTCCCGGACGTCGAGCTCCTTCATCGCGGTGCCGCACGCGAAGTCCACCGACATCGTCACGGTCGGCGCGTCGACGGGGGCCGGCTGCAAGAGGCCGGGGCCCGGCTCGCATCGGGTGCCGCCCGCCTGGAGCACGATGCGGGCGCGGATGAGGTCGAGCAGCTGCTCGCGGCTCCGGGGGCTCCCGCCCTGGGCGAGGCGGAGGGCGTCGGCCAGGTCCGAGGTCAGCGCCGCGCTCGGCAGGGTGAGGCGGTAGCGTACGGTGCCGCGGTCCACCGTGATCGAGGCATAGCCGGTGGTGCCGCCGGTGTGGGCCGCCGCGGCGAGGGCCCCCGCGAGGGCGAAGCCGAGGGCGAGGGCGACCTGGATCGGCGCGCGGCTCATCCCCGGCTCGCCTCGCGCAGCGCGTGCTCCCACTCCTCGCCGACGAAGCGGGACATGAGATAGACCCGCTCGCCGCCCTGCAGCTTCATGTACTGGAGGACCTTCTGCGGATTCGGGCCGCCGAACTCGGCGCCGAGCACCGCCACGCTCCCGCGATACAGGACCGCGGTGAGGCCGGGGGGATCGAGGCCGAACTCGCGCAGCCCGAGCGCTCCCCATTCGTCGCGCGCCATCACCCGCACCGGGGCGGAGACGTGCATGAATTTGATGCACTCCTCGAGCGAGGCGACGAGGGCGCCGGGCAGGGCGCGGCCCTCCGGCGCGGTCCGCCAACCGTTCGCGGCGCGCACGAACGTGAAGCGCCGGTCACCCGACCGCAGGTCGACCCGATCGATATCGGCGGGGATCTCGCGCATCACGCCGTCCGGCTTGAACCGGACGAGCTGCTGGTTCTCACGCAGGTGGCCGGAGAGCGCCATCGCGGCGAGCAGCCCCACCGCGAGGAGCGCGAGCGCCAGGGGGGCCCAGTGGCGCGGGCGGCCTATCGCCGTCTCCACCACACCGCCGTGCCCATCACGATCACCGACAGGGGCAGGAGCACTTCGATGAACAGGAAGATGCGCTGCATCTGCGACTTGGTGAGGAGCACCAGCGGCGGCACCGGCATGCGGATGGCGACCACGGGGGCCTGGTCCTCGTGAACCGCCCAGCGCACCATGGCGAGTGCGAGATCGCTGTTGGCCATGTAGGGCAAGAAGGAGTTGCTGGCGAAGTCGCCGTCTCCCA
Encoded proteins:
- a CDS encoding VanZ family protein, with product MSIALRFLPPLVWSALIGWCSGAGFSAAATAPFLEPWLRAMLPWASPEQIAALHWLLRKAGHVIEYAVLALLWSRALAAEPRTAPWRRPLLLAALTAVLDEAHQATTHVREGSVADVLLDTAAATTALGVAVAGARRTALTLAQALLWIAAAGGSILLAIDVAAAAPSGWLWLSVPAAWLSLWYWRRGRA
- a CDS encoding Nramp family divalent metal transporter is translated as MSDLPGWRQGDLPHAPAYNPSNLVRVIGPGAILLGLSLGAGDWLLGPAVAATYGPTLLWICTLSILFQAILNTEMARYTLATGEPIFTGFMRQRPGPGWWAGFYTLLHLAQVGWPGWALAGGAALAALLLGRVPRAEDGSIVVTLGAVLFLGAVAMAVLGRRVQRALEIAEWIMLAWMLVLLVVLGAVYVPGALWSMLAWSFLGRPVWEPAWLPVPAADRALDWALVTGFAAYSGAGGTVNAMLTYWLRDKGFGMAGTVGAQPTRAGGQTVLLQREGVIFPPNEANLAKWREWWRYLRADLSYLWTAACLIGMGLPVLLALDAVPRGTDMSGVGGAAVFARELSRRYGAMLWVPALLTALWIFVSTQIGIVESFARHVTEMLWTGGVRPAGAGIGWVYYPVLGLLVAMGGAAMTVAPPLTVILIGANVAALNFAVLSVHTVSLNRALLPDALRPPRWREAVVLLGGLGFAALVARVTVGLLLSL
- a CDS encoding HupE/UreJ family protein: MSRAPIQVALALGFALAGALAAAAHTGGTTGYASITVDRGTVRYRLTLPSAALTSDLADALRLAQGGSPRSREQLLDLIRARIVLQAGGTRCEPGPGLLQPAPVDAPTVTMSVDFACGTAMKELDVRDDIFDALGPDHHTLAKIETPSGTQQFAFAPDSRQATFAVDDPGSGAHATGSFFMLGIEHILTGYDHLLFLLALLLPGGGLLSLVKIITAFTIAHSITLTLAVLQVVTLPDRLIEAVIALSIAFVAAENIFFKPRISRRWLVSFGFGLVHGFGFSSALRELGLPRQGLLLSLFGFNAGVEAGQALVIVICLPLLLVLRRTRWASPAVAACSLAVLAVGLVLFVERAFL